The Gemmatimonadales bacterium genome includes a region encoding these proteins:
- a CDS encoding glycosyltransferase family 1 protein, with product MSGLFIRTGRVGGAEYMLYNLLEGLAQHPEAWGTTLFVQSVGELDPVFQRRLESLRDRLGLSLVEVQGRGNRFVKESINVPLAAYRRGLASMLFANYYTPPKLPSVRTATIIHDIQYRHLPDNFSRRKRLWLNFAHRLTLRSADYVIAISEFVRDDVLNAYGATYESKLCVIPNPIAWGRFEASSEPRASPLHDRTSTYILTVASHYPHKNLATLIRAFASLRHRIPHNLVLAGQLRGNLQGIKRGAADDIAGLIAELHLGDRIAILGHVPDDVLGSLYRGADLFVLPSMFEGFGMPTVEALGMGVPTLTTRCAALPETTLGKATYVSDPLDVEEFACRMLEIIEKRDLFLPTEDDVRDIRAYYAPARIASEYMRVLGMA from the coding sequence GTGAGCGGACTATTCATCCGTACCGGTCGGGTGGGCGGCGCCGAGTACATGCTCTACAACCTCCTGGAAGGCTTAGCGCAGCATCCCGAGGCCTGGGGCACCACGCTGTTCGTCCAAAGCGTAGGGGAGCTCGATCCCGTGTTCCAGCGCCGGTTGGAGAGCCTGCGCGATCGGCTGGGCCTGTCTTTGGTGGAAGTCCAGGGTCGCGGGAATCGATTCGTCAAGGAGTCCATCAATGTTCCTCTAGCGGCCTACCGGCGGGGGCTCGCATCGATGTTGTTCGCCAATTACTACACCCCTCCAAAGCTTCCCAGCGTGAGAACCGCCACCATCATCCACGACATCCAGTACAGACATCTGCCCGACAACTTCTCCCGGCGGAAGCGGCTATGGCTTAATTTCGCGCACCGCTTGACACTACGATCAGCCGATTATGTAATCGCGATCTCCGAGTTCGTGCGGGACGACGTGTTGAACGCTTACGGAGCTACCTACGAGTCCAAGCTGTGCGTGATTCCCAATCCAATCGCGTGGGGGCGATTCGAGGCCTCGAGCGAACCCCGTGCGTCGCCCCTCCACGATCGAACGTCTACCTATATCCTCACCGTCGCATCACACTATCCCCACAAGAATCTCGCAACGCTTATACGGGCATTTGCTTCACTTCGGCATCGAATTCCACACAATTTGGTGCTCGCGGGACAGCTGAGGGGTAACCTCCAGGGGATCAAGCGGGGAGCAGCAGATGATATAGCGGGGCTGATTGCGGAGCTCCACTTAGGCGACAGAATTGCGATTCTGGGCCACGTGCCGGATGACGTTCTGGGCTCCCTTTATCGCGGCGCGGATCTCTTCGTGCTGCCATCAATGTTCGAAGGTTTCGGCATGCCCACCGTGGAGGCCCTCGGGATGGGGGTTCCGACGCTCACGACCAGATGCGCGGCCCTCCCAGAAACGACTCTTGGGAAGGCAACCTACGTCAGCGATCCGCTCGATGTCGAGGAGTTCGCCTGCCGGATGCTGGAAATCATTGAGAAGCGCGACCTGTTTCTTCCTACGGAAGACGACGTGCGTGACATACGGGCATACTATGCCCCTGCTCGAATCGCTAGCGAGTACATGCGGGTCCTTGGGATGGCTTAG